In a genomic window of Helianthus annuus cultivar XRQ/B chromosome 10, HanXRQr2.0-SUNRISE, whole genome shotgun sequence:
- the LOC110885476 gene encoding elongation factor 1-gamma 2 produces the protein MALIFHTPSKNKNVNKALIAAEYVGVEIKMAENFQMGVSNKTPEFLKMNPIGKIPVLETPEGPIFESNAIARYVAHGSSLYGSSKIEYGQIEQWIDFSSFELDAHISGWLYPRLGYGTYIKPAEESSIAGLKRGFDALNNYLASHTFLVGDCVTLADIITTCNLVLAFQHLTPKSFTSEYPHVERYFWTMINQPNFSKVFGEVKQADAVIPITSAKKPEAKKPEPKKEVKKEEAPKPEVKAAEEEEAPKPKPKNPLDLLPPSKMVLDDWKRLYSNTKSNFREVAIKGFWDMFDAEGYSLWFCDYKYNDENTVSFVTMNKVGGFLQRMDLARKYAFGKMLIIGNEPPFKVKGLWLFRGPEIPKFVMDECYDMELYEWTKVDLSDEAQKERVNQMIEDHEPFEGEALLDAKCFK, from the exons ATGGCCCTG ATCTTTCACACTCCCTCGAAAAATAAGAACGTAAACAAGGCCCTAATTGCTGCAGAATATGTTGGTGTTGAAATCAAAATGGCTGAAAATTTTCAGATGGGTGTTTCAAACAAGACTCCTGAGTTTCTTAAGATGAACCCTATTGGAAAG ATTCCTGTTCTTGAGACTCCCGAGGGTCCTATATTTGAGAGTAATGCAATTGCTCGCTATG TTGCTCATGGAAGTTCTCTCTACGGGTCTTCCAAGATAGAATAC GGTCAAATCGAGCAATGGATCGACTTCTCTTCATTTGAGCTTGACGCACATATTAGTGGATGGTTATATCCAAGATTGGGATATGGCACCTACATTAAACCT GCTGAAGAGAGCTCTATTGCTGGCTTGAAGAGAGGGTTCGATGCTTTGAACAACTATCTAGCTTCACACACTTTCTTGGTCGGTGACTGCGTCACTTTAGCTGACATCATCACAACATGTAACTTGGTGTTGGCTTTTCAACATTTAACGCCAAAGAGCTTCACGTCCGAGTATCCTCATGTGGAGAGGTACTTTTGGACCATGATTAACCAACCGAATTTCAGCAAGGTGTTTGGTGAGGTCAAGCAAGCAGACGCCGTTATACCTATTACCTCAGCAAAGAAACCCGAGGCCAAAAAACCCGAGCCCAAGAAAGAAGTTAAGAAAGAGGAGGCACCCAAGCCTGAGGTCAAAGCTGCTGAGGAAGAAGAGGCCCCGAAACCGAAGCCGAAGAACCCCCTCGATTTGTTACCTCCGAGTAAGATGGTTTTGGATGACTGGAAGCGACTTTACTCCAACACTAAGTCTAACTTCCGTGAGGTTGCGATCAAAG GCTTTTGGGATATGTTTGATGCAGAGGGTTATTCTCTTTGGTTTTGCGATTACAAGTACAACGATGAGAACACTGTCTCTTTTGTAACGATGAACAAGGTTGGTGGATTTCTGCAGCGTATGGATCTAGCTCGCAAATACGCATTTGGAAAGATGTTGATCATTGGAAACGAGCCACCATTCAAGGTGAAGGGTTTGTGGCTATTCCGTGGACCAGAAATCCCAAAGTTTGTAATGGATGAGTGCTACGACATGGAACTGTACGAGTGGACTAAGGTTGATCTTTCTGACGAAGCACAAAAGGAACGGGTGAATCAGATGATTGAGGATCATGAGCCTTTTGAGGGGGAAGCTCTTTTGGATGCTAAGTGCTTTAAGTGA
- the LOC110882227 gene encoding uncharacterized protein LOC110882227, whose product MPGENPVQIPTEIPIQMPTGFTGQNQQEMQAAPGVVTQEQLASVMGALFGPDGTNEGYNPATDRDEIPQQNFVPPPSPFRSNYENDLISQFKSVLDERLLENNRRLTNMFMGEFSQSYRCSPKQKTVRTPVTVRTPKEEAHTQSDNAVADSFINYDNAYHVSMSPMVNEDFNEDPEIIKLRRSERLVKPAAAVLSPYVAYKRLKDRKTKRLRNEDRQIEFIKHWYPNCGSKHLSLLAGNSVGPNFWESLLGMDCRGWLSDDNV is encoded by the exons ATGCCGGGCGAGAATCCGGTTCAAATTCCCACAGAAATACCCATTCAAATGCCCACAGGATTCACGGGTCAAAATCAACAAGAAATGCAGGCCGCCCCAGGTGTCGTCACACAAGAACAGCTTGCGTCTGTAATGGGGGCTCTGTTTGGTCCCGATGGGACGAATGAAGGTTATAATCCGGCAACGGATCGAGATGAGATTCCACAACAGAATTTTGTTCCCCCTCCGTCCCCGTTTCGATCAAATTACGAGAATGACCTGATTTCACAGTTTAAATCAGTCTTGGACGAGAGGCTGCTCGAGAACAACCGGAGACTTACCAATATGTTCATGGGAGAGTTTTCGCAATCATATCGATGTTCTCCAAAGCAAAAAACGGTCAGGACTCCGGTGACCGTACGAACACCAAAAGAAGAGGCACACACTCAGAGTGATAAT GCTGTTGCCGATTCATTTATCAATTACGATAATGCCTACCACGTCTCTATGAGCCCGATGGTGAATGAAGATTTT AATGAGGATCCTGAAATAATCAAACTGAGACGATCCGAAAGGCTTGTAAAGCCCGCAGCAGCTGTGCTATCCCCGTATGTGGCTTACAAAAGATTGAAAGATAGAAAAACCAAAAGGTTAAGAAACGAGGATAGACAAATTGAATTCATCAAGCACTGGTATCCAAATTGTGGCAGTAAACATCTTTCCCTACTAGCGGGGAATTCTGTCGGTCCAAATTTTTGGGAGTCATTGCTGGGCATGGACTGTCGCGGCTGGTTAAGCGATGAT AATGTTTAA
- the LOC110885475 gene encoding uncharacterized protein LOC110885475 produces the protein MNEFNSERSKAWNMYTDSPNSPPQVGGDGEGPWKNFGTSMNAISFGFVATAVLISMFLIMAIFEHLFRPNASFPLPQHGTHRSPEDSRPMHKLVNKEPHVQPTYVSDFSVLMPGQEYPTYIAHSAPLPCSREGVHWPNHHQHNHVFP, from the exons ATGAATGAGTTCAATTCAGAAAGATCAAAGGCATGGAATATGTACACAGATTCGCCCAATAGCCCGCCTCAAGTGGGAGGTGACGGTGAAGGTCCATGGAAGAACTTCGGGACATCGATGAACGCTATATCTTTTGGCTTTGTTGCCACGGCGGTCTTAATATCTATGTTCCTTATAATGGCGATATTCGAACATCTCTTCAGACCAAATGCTTCATTCCCTTTGCCACAACATGGCACTCATCGCTCTCCCGAGGACTCGAGGCCAATGCACAAGCTCGTAAATAAAGAACCACAT GTACAACCGACGTATGTGTCAGATTTTTCGGTTTTGATGCCGGGGCAAGAGTATCCTACCTACATTGCACATTCTGCACCTCTACCTTGTTCAAGGGAAGGAGTGCATTGGCCTAACCATCATCAACATAATCATGTGTTTCCTTGA
- the LOC110882225 gene encoding uncharacterized protein LOC110882225 — protein MKIRLVVYNGGKWEIVNGKLEYVADAYSSRRGLEIEPNLSDTALLRFGVGSSSFSTPKKFLVPDLNFCTDEENYDVVNDSQPNPDNSFENCSRSSSITFEPGHVFNNKEDMKLELGKKCLLEHFEFKVDRSSKSRYQVSCLVDGCGWRFRARSFGDSGVFFVKSFNDKHTCSKTLTYPHVRQANPNVVAHYLKEPLKDSGRIYRCNEIVKDFRQRFQVEITTSQAWRGKSLALELLQGSSRDSFVELPLYCYNLERANPGSVTHIKTDDERRFEMVFVAIGVAIRTFICNLRPVVIIDAAHLKGEFKGTLFLAVGMDGNNQILPISYGIGKSEDGESWTWFLSKLKECIGEIPEMAIISDRANSIHLAVRNVFPHVYHGLCCRHLMMNLRLPSDKKKKMRSCGGRHANRIDCLILTSHLILFVLPFLEYVTL, from the exons ATGAAGATTCGTTTGGTTGTATACAATGGCGGAAAGTGGGAAATCGTTAACGGAAAGTTGGAGTATGTTGCTGATGCTTATTCAAGTAGACGTGGTTTAGAAATTGAACCCAACCTTTCAGACACTGCTCTTCTAA GGTTTGGTGTTGGATCATCTAGTTTTTCAACTCCAAAAAAATTTTTAGTTCCGGATTTAAATTTCTGTACTGATGAAGAAAATTATGATGTTGTAAACGACTCCCAACCAAATCCTGATAATTCTTTTGAAAATTGTTCGCGATCTTCATCAATTACTTTTGAACCAGGTCACGTATTTAATAACAAAGAAGACATGAAACTTGAGTTGGGAAAAAAATGTTTGTTAGAACACTTTGAGTTTAAAGTAGATAGATCCTCTAAAAGTCGGTACCAAGTGTCATGTTTGGTGGACGGTTGCGGTTGGCGTTTTCGTGCAAGGAGTTTTGGAGATAGTGGGGTGTTTTTTGTTAAGAGTTTTAACGATAAACACACGTGCTCGAAGACGCTAACGTACCCACATGTTCGTCAGGCAAACCCAAATGTTGTTGCTCATTATTTAAAAGAACCTTTAAAAGATAGTGGAAGAATATATCGTTGTAATGAAATAGTGAAAGATTTTAGACAACGATTCCAAGTTGAGATAACCACTAGTCAAGCTTGGCGTGGAAAAAGTCTGGCACTAGAGCTTTTACAAGGATCAAGCAGAGACTCGTTTGTAGAACTACCACTTTACTGTTACAATCTAGAGCGGGCAAATCCTGGTTCTGTTACACATATCAAGACTGATGACGAGCGTCGGTTTGAGATGGTCTTTGTCGCGATTGGTGTTGCG aTTCGTACCTTTATATGTAATTTAAGACCGGTGGTGATCATTGATGCTGCACACCTAAAGGGTGAATTTAAAGGGACGTTATTTTTAGCGGTCGGGATGGATGGAAACAACCAAATTTTACCAATTTCCTATGGAATAGGAAAATCAGAGGATGGTGAATCTTGGACATGGTTTCTGTCAAAGCTTAAAGAATGTATCGGTGAAATACCTGAAATGGCCATAATTTCGGATAGAGCGAATTCTATACATCTGGCTGTTAGAAACGTCTTTCCACATGTTTATCATGGGTTATGTTGTCGTCATTTAATGATGAACCTACGTTTACCCTctgataaaaaaaagaaaatgagaagCTGTGGTGGAAGACATGCAAATCGTATCGATTGTCTGATTTTAACGAGTCATTTAATTCTCTTTGTCTTGCCGTTCCTAGAGTACGTCACACTCTAA
- the LOC110885479 gene encoding uncharacterized protein LOC110885479, protein MRESQHLLMKKPLNLHTSLINAATTTCMRDSFKIHVIWIGLMKSNRCHNNNFDSQLIRFGTHVKQEAQQHVRFSCFFLAIAVKEKDPTVVECCSYRKPRFLEEERERWRKRWWR, encoded by the exons ATGAGAGAATCACAGCATCTTCTGATGAAAAAACCCCTAAATCTTCATACGAGCTTAATCaacgccgccaccaccacctgtATGCGTGATTCTTTCAAG ATACATGTAATCTGGATTGGATTGATGAAGAGCAATCGATGTCATAATAATAACTTTGACTCGCAGTTGATACGTTTTG GGACGCATGTCAAACAGGAGGCGCAACAG CATGTGCggttttcatgtttttttttggCAATAGCAG TGAAAGAAAAAGATCCAACGGTTGTTGAATGCTGCAGTTACCGGAAACCTCGATTTCTTGAAGA agaaagagagagatggCGGAAGAGGTGGTGGCGTTGA